In one window of Campylobacter hepaticus DNA:
- a CDS encoding autotransporter outer membrane beta-barrel domain-containing protein — protein MASSKKLILSLATISCLSSLALAQISGPPYAIPYTQGNNYYYTLLGYYPGTQIEVNGNGSTNSIFLGKYAYVRSSNNGVKTLYVHATTDEKIDIRKILNKGIIAGFLNIENKGSFNNGSIHVGDIDNQGYIKKVYIGIWGENNGKIQLDSFKNSGIIYASNGDGILFEGKDTQIGNFINTGIIVGNHSNSSNNASVLIGRPDKNHGNTTIDLFLNEGLIGSNMAKYGVKFDSGNDSNGGNNNRHKATVKHFINTATIQAKDTALHLSNTTITDFLNMDTIKAENGKAIETLKQTRITNFINAGTIKSESSSQEAIKFAHSIIDNILNTGNIEGKKQAIIFNGSNVKNFINSGTIKSTNNDQSNAIEVNGNRTINNFINSGTIYGNDTIRFNKTAKINYVYNTSIIYGGNTSVHVYGGNIDHFVNKGIIANDKTVNYGAAIKLENGGTIKHITNTGLIASKKAGISVTYGKFGTITLEEGSIVYGEHFGVCIAQWQNLDELIIVGSSQIASGIYSNHYGIFLGTGSQASKIELKNQAVVQAKQNAIKLENQANLSGLNIDNSTIKSGQEAILNAKGKIADINVNNGALIQSYSNTAISNLGTIDKITISGTNTKIIGDIQNKGTITSGITIQNDAQIQGQLVNEGTIKADANGKSRKRRSLDESQQSDEESKAAILIKESGQITSTSGKAGIINKDKGKIEGNIISKSSNTISLENQGSVTGNISNSGTGNLMIENKNNGSNSATISGSIMNTNSGNVILDNSATITQGITNQGTGNLMITNQSGASIENISNESSGDVMLNNTGSITKGITNSGNGNLNLTNQENATISGGITNSGSGTLMLNNFGSIGTNTDGYNISNEGSGSVNITSWTIRTGSNNKLQTLTVGGKSANSVMVGNLIVDQGNLNMDELNDIKNLVKGVSLNNIKKIKTNGGGEMILNYDALSGKISTDFNLNASIIGASFRSLNASSIKRNAFVDGLMNNMNLSLTFNPNHFNLNTNLTFNEDNLYASINDYIQSDIQTYTHDNIKEHALVILPYFSSQSVELSLNEKSKGHIKGNILAYSTLKESGTYSFYAGYEDTKMNSYYFDVKNRTYYTGIKYFNTLFYTDNNQEVYIKAQAKAAFIKNEFLKKIANNEASANPNAYTYGGGIDLGMNFILGSHMLTPQIGLGYEGSYMQAYSIKDIKGRASVQKGERIYKNINNLFSTKASFAYFKDWLPYLKTSIELGAKLYMNTTIHTKARFGTIKVEDEINLARIQRFANASLILPLNQSFIMSMNYNAQNSKDATTHTAYAQFSYLW, from the coding sequence ATGGCTTCTTCCAAAAAACTTATTTTATCTTTAGCTACTATTTCTTGTTTAAGCTCTTTAGCCTTAGCTCAAATTAGTGGACCACCTTACGCTATACCTTATACTCAAGGAAATAATTACTACTATACTCTTTTAGGATATTATCCAGGAACTCAAATTGAAGTAAATGGTAATGGAAGTACCAATAGCATCTTTTTAGGTAAATACGCTTATGTTCGTAGTAGCAATAATGGCGTAAAAACACTCTATGTTCATGCAACTACTGATGAAAAAATAGACATAAGAAAAATATTAAATAAAGGAATCATAGCTGGTTTTTTAAACATAGAAAATAAGGGCAGTTTTAATAATGGTTCTATTCATGTAGGTGATATAGACAATCAAGGTTATATTAAAAAAGTTTATATAGGTATATGGGGAGAAAATAATGGAAAGATACAATTAGATTCTTTTAAAAACTCAGGTATTATATATGCTTCAAATGGTGATGGTATTTTATTTGAAGGCAAAGATACACAAATAGGAAACTTCATTAATACAGGTATTATTGTAGGTAATCATAGTAATAGTTCTAATAATGCTAGTGTACTTATAGGAAGACCTGATAAAAACCATGGTAATACTACTATAGATCTTTTTTTAAATGAGGGTCTAATAGGAAGTAATATGGCTAAGTATGGGGTTAAGTTTGATAGTGGTAATGATAGCAATGGTGGCAATAACAATCGTCACAAAGCTACAGTCAAACATTTTATCAATACTGCTACCATACAAGCTAAAGACACTGCATTGCATTTAAGTAATACTACTATTACTGATTTCTTAAATATGGATACTATTAAAGCTGAAAATGGCAAAGCCATAGAAACTTTAAAACAAACAAGAATTACTAATTTTATTAATGCTGGGACTATAAAAAGTGAGAGTTCAAGTCAAGAAGCTATTAAGTTTGCACATTCAATTATTGATAATATTCTTAATACAGGAAATATAGAAGGTAAAAAACAAGCTATTATTTTTAATGGTTCAAATGTTAAAAACTTTATCAATAGTGGGACTATTAAGAGTACTAATAACGATCAAAGTAATGCTATAGAAGTAAATGGTAATAGAACTATTAACAATTTCATTAATAGTGGGACTATTTATGGTAATGATACTATTAGATTTAACAAAACAGCAAAAATTAATTATGTTTATAATACAAGTATTATATATGGTGGCAACACAAGTGTACATGTATATGGTGGCAATATTGATCATTTTGTCAATAAAGGCATCATTGCCAATGATAAAACTGTAAATTACGGTGCTGCTATAAAATTAGAAAATGGTGGAACCATAAAACATATAACCAATACAGGTCTTATAGCCTCCAAAAAAGCTGGCATCTCTGTAACTTATGGTAAGTTTGGTACCATTACTTTAGAAGAAGGTAGTATAGTTTATGGAGAACATTTTGGTGTTTGCATAGCACAGTGGCAAAATTTAGATGAACTTATTATAGTTGGAAGCTCTCAAATAGCTAGTGGAATTTATAGTAATCATTATGGAATTTTTTTAGGCACAGGATCTCAAGCTTCTAAAATAGAACTAAAAAATCAAGCTGTAGTTCAAGCAAAACAAAATGCGATTAAATTAGAAAATCAAGCTAATTTAAGCGGACTTAACATTGATAACTCAACAATAAAATCAGGACAAGAAGCTATTTTAAACGCAAAAGGTAAAATAGCAGATATAAATGTAAATAATGGAGCATTAATTCAATCATATTCTAATACAGCTATAAGTAATTTAGGAACTATCGATAAAATAACCATAAGTGGAACAAATACCAAAATTATAGGTGATATTCAAAACAAAGGCACTATAACATCTGGCATAACAATACAAAATGACGCTCAAATACAAGGACAATTAGTCAACGAAGGCACCATAAAAGCTGATGCTAATGGTAAAAGCAGAAAACGCCGCTCCCTTGATGAAAGCCAACAAAGTGATGAAGAAAGCAAAGCAGCTATTCTTATAAAAGAATCAGGACAAATCACTTCAACTAGTGGTAAAGCTGGCATAATAAACAAAGATAAAGGAAAAATAGAAGGTAATATCATAAGCAAAAGTTCAAATACCATTAGCCTAGAAAACCAAGGTAGTGTAACAGGAAATATATCTAACTCTGGAACAGGTAATTTAATGATAGAAAATAAAAACAATGGTAGCAATAGTGCCACCATCTCAGGTTCTATCATGAATACAAACTCAGGTAATGTAATACTTGATAATAGTGCTACTATAACTCAAGGCATCACAAATCAAGGAACAGGTAATTTAATGATAACTAACCAAAGTGGTGCTAGCATTGAAAATATTAGCAATGAAAGCTCAGGCGATGTAATGCTTAACAACACTGGTTCTATAACAAAAGGTATAACAAACTCTGGTAATGGTAATCTAAACCTAACCAACCAAGAAAATGCCACCATAAGTGGAGGTATAACAAACTCTGGCTCAGGCACCCTAATGCTTAATAACTTTGGCTCTATAGGAACAAATACTGATGGCTATAACATAAGCAATGAAGGAAGTGGTAGTGTTAATATCACTTCTTGGACTATACGTACAGGAAGTAATAATAAACTCCAAACCCTTACAGTAGGAGGAAAAAGTGCTAATTCTGTTATGGTTGGAAACCTTATAGTTGATCAAGGTAATCTTAATATGGATGAACTTAATGATATTAAAAATCTTGTTAAGGGAGTAAGTTTAAATAATATAAAAAAAATAAAAACTAATGGTGGTGGAGAAATGATATTAAACTATGATGCTTTAAGTGGAAAAATCTCTACAGACTTTAATCTTAATGCTTCTATTATAGGAGCAAGCTTTAGATCTTTAAATGCTTCTAGCATTAAAAGAAATGCTTTTGTAGATGGCTTAATGAATAATATGAATTTAAGTTTAACTTTTAATCCTAATCATTTTAATCTTAATACTAATCTTACTTTTAATGAAGATAATTTATATGCTAGTATTAATGATTATATACAAAGTGATATACAAACTTATACTCATGATAATATTAAAGAACATGCCTTAGTTATACTACCTTATTTTTCTTCTCAAAGTGTAGAACTTTCTTTAAATGAAAAAAGTAAAGGACATATTAAAGGTAATATACTTGCTTATTCTACCTTAAAAGAAAGTGGAACTTATAGTTTTTATGCAGGTTATGAAGATACTAAGATGAACTCTTATTATTTTGATGTAAAAAACCGTACTTATTATACAGGTATAAAATATTTTAATACCTTATTTTATACAGACAATAATCAAGAAGTCTATATTAAAGCTCAAGCTAAAGCAGCTTTTATTAAAAATGAGTTCTTAAAGAAAATAGCCAATAATGAAGCTAGTGCTAATCCTAATGCTTATACTTATGGAGGAGGTATAGATTTAGGAATGAATTTTATCTTAGGATCTCATATGCTTACTCCTCAAATAGGTTTAGGTTATGAAGGATCTTATATGCAAGCTTATAGTATAAAAGATATTAAAGGTAGGGCTAGTGTACAAAAAGGAGAAAGAATATATAAAAATATCAATAATCTTTTTTCTACTAAGGCTAGCTTTGCTTATTTTAAAGACTGGTTACCTTATTTAAAGACTTCTATAGAATTAGGAGCTAAACTTTATATGAATACTACTATACATACTAAAGCACGCTTTGGTACTATTAAAGTAGAAGATGAAATAAACTTAGCAAGAATACAAAGATTTGCAAATGCTTCTTTAATACTGCCTTTAAATCAAAGCTTTATTATGAGTATGAATTATAATGCTCAAAATAGTAAAGATGCTACTACTCATACTGCTTATGCTCAATTTAGTTATTTGTGGTAG